Part of the uncultured Desulfobacter sp. genome, GGTGGAGACACCCATTCCCTGCTCGGGAATGCGGAGGATCTGGAAGCGGTAGGTCTTGCCCGGAAATATTCAGGACAGACCGGACCGTTTGAAGGTTATACCCATGACGAAGTGGAATCCGAAGATCTGGGATCATACCCCACAACAGTCATCGGGCCTGAAGGTACTCCGGTTCATATTGTCCAGGCCTGGAGCTATGCCTATGGGCTTGGCAGGCTGAAAGTATTTTTTGATGCTGAGGGGATTGCAAAATTTGCCAAAGGCAATATTCAAATCCCCGTGGCCGGTCCCTTCCTTCAAATAAACAGTGAGGGCGTCAGGGCTGAAGTTTCTGACGAAACGGCCCAGGAGATCAACCGGATTATTGATGATTCGCCCATTTTGACGCATGGACAGGTAGATCAGACTATTGATGATATTCTGACGCCCTACAGAGATGAAATTGAAGCATCCATGGGGGCTGAGATCGGGACCATTTCAGAAACCATGGGATATGACAGAATTCCTACGGCGTTTGCCCCGGGTGACACCCCGACCGGAAGTTATGCAGCCCAGGTTGTCTGCAATGCCTTCAAGCAGACCAATCCAGCCATTGATTTTGCCATCCAGAATGCAGGAGGCGTCAGAACCCCGCTTCTTGAAGGGCCGATAACCATGGGCGACGCCATCGAATGTCTGCCCTTCTCCAATACGGTGGTGATGCTGGACATGACCGGAGCGGAAATCAGGCAAGTACTCAATGAGGCTGCCTGGTATTCTCTTAATTCCGGTTCCACCGGCGCATTTCCTTATGCAGCAGGACTTCGCTACGACGTGAATTTGAGTGGTAGTGAAAGTGACGTCATCTTCAACATTGAAATGCTTGATGAAGAAACCGGCGCCTGGACGGCTCTGGATGAGAATGCAACGTTTACCGTTGCAACCAATTCATTCACCGCTCTGGGAAAGGATAACTATCTAACCTTTAAAAATATCCGTGATGCAGATCCGACGAAGTTTGAAGATACATATATTACCTACTATATCCCCTTGGTGGAATATATTCAGGGACTGCCGGATCAGATACTACCCGCACTTGACCCGGACATCTATTGCCTGAAATCGGTTCAGTAACTTAGTTTTAAATTTAAACTTGTCCCCCAGAGAGTACCTTGCTGCGGGACTAAATCATTTTAACCATAGAATTAAAAGGAAGAAAATTATGTTCCCGCGTTTGTTCGCTGTTTTGATGACAGCCGTTTTTCTGCTCGGTGCGCCTTCGGTCAAGGCATTTGCTGCCGTGCGGTTTGCGGTTTTTGCCGACCCGCATTATTATGACACGGATCTTGGCACCGAAGGCACGGCCTTTGAAACCTACCTGGCCCAGGACCGCAAACTGATCCGTGAAAGTGAAGCATTGACCAAGGCTGTGATAGAAAAAATCATTACAGCCAATGCCGAAACCCCCATTGATTTTGTTATCGTCCCCGGCGACCTGACCAAAGACGGCGCCCTAACCAGCCACCAGGAATTTGCCGCGTATCTGAAACTGCTGGAAGATGCCGGAATCCCAGTTTTTGTGGCACCCGGCAACCACGACATCAACAACCCCCATGCCGCATCCTACGATGGTGAAATCGCAACAGCCGTTGACAACGTCTCCGCCGAACAATTTGCCGCCATCTATGCTGATTTTGGTTATCGTGAAGCCGTCATGCATGATACCGAGTCGTTGAGCTATGCCGTTGAGGCGGTTCCCGGCGTTGTCCTGCTATCCCTTGACTCCTGCAAATATGATGACAATCAGACCCAGGGGTATCCTGAAACCAGCGGTGCTTTCAGCACAACGACCCTGGCCTGGGCTGCCCGTGTGGTTGAACAGGCCAAAGCCACCGGCAAACAGGTGGTGGCATTCCAGCACCACGGCATGACCGAACACTACACCGGCCAGGCCACAGCCTTTGCAGACTATGTGATTGACGATTATGAAACCGTATCCGCCACCCTGGCTGCGGCCGGTCTGAAAATCGTGTTCACCGGCCATTACCATGCCAATGACATCACCAAAACAACGGGCAGCACCGATGATGCGGTACTGTATGATGTCGAAACAGGCTCCCTTGTCACCGCCCCGTGCCCTTACCGCATTGTCACCCTGCACGGAAACAATGCCGCCCAGTTAGAGACCCGTTACATTACAGAGATCGATTATGACTATAACGCCGGGCTTGATGATGATGACCAGTTTGACTCCTTTTCAGAATATGCCCAGACCTACCTCTACGAAGGACTGGTAAACCTTGCCCAAAGCCTTCTGGTCTCCTCATACGGGGTGGATGCTGCCACGGCCCAGTCCCTGTCACCATACGTGGCCGATGCTTTTGCTGCCCACTACGCAGGAGATGAAAAGCCTGACCAAGCGACTTTAACGCTGATTTACGAGTATATGGGCAGCAACAATGCCTCTGTTCAGTACCTGGGGCAAATGCTCTATGCACTGTGGACCGATCTTGAACCCGCAGATAACCGTGCTTTGCTCAGTCTTGATCCGAAAATCGAATTAAATGTTCTTGGCACATACGCAAGCGGGGCGTTTGACGAAGGGGCCGCAGAGATCGTGGCCTTTGATGCACAGACCGGCCTTTTGTTTGTGACCAATGCACTGGACAACACCATTGATGCCCTGGATATCACCACCGACCCCGCAAATCCCTCCAAGGCCTTTACCATTGATCTGGCGGCCTACGGCGGAGGCGTCAACAGCGTGGCTGTCCGCAACGGCCTTTTGGCCGCTGCTGTTCAGGCGGATGTTAAACAGGATAATGGTGTGGTGGTTTTCTTTAACACCGCCGGCACCTTCATCAACAAAGTCACGGTGGGCGCCCTGCCGGACATGTTAACCTTTACCCCGAACGGAAAAAAAGTCCTTGTGGCCAATGAGGGTGAACCCAGCGACGATTATGATGTAGATCCCGAAGGTTCCGTCTCCATCATTGATATCTCCAGGGGTGTTCGGCGTGCCCGGGTTAAAACCGCAGGATTTAAAAAATTCAACGACCAAAAGTGTCAGTTAACAGCCAAAGGCGTGCGTATTTTCGGCCCTGATGCCACCGTGGCCCAGGACCTGGAACCCGAATACATTACCGTATCCGCCAACAGTGCCCTTGCATGGGTGACCCTGCAGGAGAACAATGCCGTGGCGGTGCTCAATGTGAACAGGGGTCGGATTATCGGTATTTATCCCTTGGGATTTAAAGCCCACAGCATTGCCGGCAATGGCCTGGATGCCTCTAACAAAGATGATGCCGTCAATATTGCCGGTTACGACAACCTGTTCGGCATGTACCAGCCCGACGCCATCGGTGCGTACCAGGTCCGGGGGCACCAGTTCCTGGTGACGGCCAACGAAGGGGACGCCCGGGATTATGACGGATTCAGTGAAGAAACCACCGTTGCAGATGTTGCGCTTGACCCTGATCAGTTCCCCAATGCCGGAACACTTCAGAAAAAAGCGAATCTCGGCAAGCTTAAAATCACATCTACATTAGGCGACTGGGATGGTGACGGCGACTATGACGGATTATACGCGTATGGTGCCCGTTCTTTCAGCATTTTAGCCGCCACGGGCAACAGACTTTCCATGGTGTTTGACAGCGGTGACCAGCTGGAACAGCTCACCGCGGCCGCCCTGCCCTTTGATTTTAACAGCAATAATGATGAGAATGACTCCTTTGACAGCCGAAGTGATGACAAAGGCCCCGAACCCGAAGGGCTGACCATCGGCACCATCCATGGCCGCAACTTTTTGTTCCTGGGTCTTGAGCGGATTTCCGGCATCATGGTGTATGACATCACCAATCCCAAGGCACCTGAATTTGTCCAATACCTAAATAACCGTAACTTTGACGGTGATGCCGAAGAAGGCACCGCAGGGGATCTGGCCCCCGAGGGCTTAACCTTTATCCCGGCGGCCCAGAGCCCCACCGGACGGAATATGCTCGCCGTGGCCAACGAAGTCAGCGGGACAACTACCGTCTATCAGATTGATGTGGATGAAACGGCATTTAAAAAGAAAAATAAAATCCGCGGCTTTGGCAGGAAGCATTGCCGTAAAAAATTCTCAGAAAGACATCGTTAAATAAATATATTCATTACCCATAACCAATAAAGGCAGGGTGTAAATCGCCCTGCCTTTGTCATTATTTTTATATGAAATAGTTTGATAACTCATTGAATTCTTTCATTCTTCGTTGTGGGTCCAAGCCCGGCAGACGATATGCCAAGTCGGCCCGTGGCCGTTATATGAAAGAGCGAGGACCCTTCACAGGGTGTAAAGCGAGAAAACTCTTTGGGGGGGATATG contains:
- a CDS encoding 5'-nucleotidase C-terminal domain-containing protein — its product is MSKKKALKTCFVVAVALLIGVTGASAKHCSKGKFKHRKKHKPVMVQILHTNDHHSYLDSSTYDLTLGGVATRLQMGGFASLATLIKEERNKNTIVLNSGELNGTLYFSLFKGEPDFLVFNELGLDGYTLGNHEFDEGDERLAELIEMADFPILSSNMTPEAASPLYRVKDQIKPYVIKKIQGEKIGIIGILKVEKTKNSSMVSDDVTFTEEIEAANNAVAELKARGINKIILVSHVGYYNDIVFAKNVPGLDVIVGGDTHSLLGNAEDLEAVGLARKYSGQTGPFEGYTHDEVESEDLGSYPTTVIGPEGTPVHIVQAWSYAYGLGRLKVFFDAEGIAKFAKGNIQIPVAGPFLQINSEGVRAEVSDETAQEINRIIDDSPILTHGQVDQTIDDILTPYRDEIEASMGAEIGTISETMGYDRIPTAFAPGDTPTGSYAAQVVCNAFKQTNPAIDFAIQNAGGVRTPLLEGPITMGDAIECLPFSNTVVMLDMTGAEIRQVLNEAAWYSLNSGSTGAFPYAAGLRYDVNLSGSESDVIFNIEMLDEETGAWTALDENATFTVATNSFTALGKDNYLTFKNIRDADPTKFEDTYITYYIPLVEYIQGLPDQILPALDPDIYCLKSVQ
- a CDS encoding choice-of-anchor I family protein, with protein sequence MFPRLFAVLMTAVFLLGAPSVKAFAAVRFAVFADPHYYDTDLGTEGTAFETYLAQDRKLIRESEALTKAVIEKIITANAETPIDFVIVPGDLTKDGALTSHQEFAAYLKLLEDAGIPVFVAPGNHDINNPHAASYDGEIATAVDNVSAEQFAAIYADFGYREAVMHDTESLSYAVEAVPGVVLLSLDSCKYDDNQTQGYPETSGAFSTTTLAWAARVVEQAKATGKQVVAFQHHGMTEHYTGQATAFADYVIDDYETVSATLAAAGLKIVFTGHYHANDITKTTGSTDDAVLYDVETGSLVTAPCPYRIVTLHGNNAAQLETRYITEIDYDYNAGLDDDDQFDSFSEYAQTYLYEGLVNLAQSLLVSSYGVDAATAQSLSPYVADAFAAHYAGDEKPDQATLTLIYEYMGSNNASVQYLGQMLYALWTDLEPADNRALLSLDPKIELNVLGTYASGAFDEGAAEIVAFDAQTGLLFVTNALDNTIDALDITTDPANPSKAFTIDLAAYGGGVNSVAVRNGLLAAAVQADVKQDNGVVVFFNTAGTFINKVTVGALPDMLTFTPNGKKVLVANEGEPSDDYDVDPEGSVSIIDISRGVRRARVKTAGFKKFNDQKCQLTAKGVRIFGPDATVAQDLEPEYITVSANSALAWVTLQENNAVAVLNVNRGRIIGIYPLGFKAHSIAGNGLDASNKDDAVNIAGYDNLFGMYQPDAIGAYQVRGHQFLVTANEGDARDYDGFSEETTVADVALDPDQFPNAGTLQKKANLGKLKITSTLGDWDGDGDYDGLYAYGARSFSILAATGNRLSMVFDSGDQLEQLTAAALPFDFNSNNDENDSFDSRSDDKGPEPEGLTIGTIHGRNFLFLGLERISGIMVYDITNPKAPEFVQYLNNRNFDGDAEEGTAGDLAPEGLTFIPAAQSPTGRNMLAVANEVSGTTTVYQIDVDETAFKKKNKIRGFGRKHCRKKFSERHR